A DNA window from Niabella yanshanensis contains the following coding sequences:
- a CDS encoding ankyrin repeat domain-containing protein, giving the protein MRTLIIVLLLACCSFCSSPNTDSMYSTIIEDVKKNDLKAVEAALKRGADVNTTDGSKRSLLLWATHAANLRMARLLVAHRADVNRQDAILDSPFLYAGATGQTELLKLFLQHGARFDVFNRYNGSALIPACERGHVETVRLLATTSGFPIDHVNRLGWTGLLEAVILGDGTEKYQQIVRILKDAGCNIHIADKNGVTSLQHAKSLGYKEIVRILESE; this is encoded by the coding sequence ATGAGAACGCTGATCATTGTATTATTGCTGGCTTGTTGCAGTTTTTGCAGCTCACCCAATACAGATTCTATGTATTCAACTATCATTGAAGATGTAAAAAAGAATGACCTCAAGGCGGTAGAAGCGGCTTTGAAAAGGGGGGCTGATGTAAATACAACAGATGGCAGCAAAAGGTCATTGCTGTTATGGGCTACTCATGCCGCGAATCTCAGGATGGCACGGCTGCTGGTGGCGCATCGTGCTGATGTTAACCGGCAGGATGCGATATTGGATAGCCCTTTTCTATATGCCGGCGCTACGGGCCAGACCGAATTGTTGAAATTGTTCCTGCAGCATGGTGCCCGGTTTGATGTATTTAACCGCTATAACGGATCTGCGTTGATTCCGGCTTGTGAAAGGGGACATGTGGAAACCGTGAGGTTATTGGCCACTACCAGCGGATTTCCTATCGACCATGTAAACCGGCTGGGTTGGACAGGATTGCTGGAAGCAGTGATCTTAGGTGACGGAACCGAAAAATACCAGCAAATTGTGCGTATTCTTAAAGATGCCGGCTGCAATATTCATATTGCTGATAAAAATGGGGTTACCTCCCTGCAACACGCAAAAAGCCTGGGTTATAAAGAGATAGTTCGCATCCTGGAGTCTGAATGA